A stretch of the Malus sylvestris chromosome 10, drMalSylv7.2, whole genome shotgun sequence genome encodes the following:
- the LOC126584673 gene encoding uncharacterized protein LOC126584673 isoform X6: MLHLITRRRSVSNTAPALSASTAPGLSAPLIGEPTPLSARRSHRRRREPEPYDHSSSSSRVEGGDSQPAKKNTRGPNRMLKEAHAVRLSASLIKIAYDSRHRGAATSQQHSSVVNSCGFVIRYCCPMQWTSWAQIPEETKELVRDKLTVNFDLKDISPEVSAYLEETLANRYKDWKCALHKHFQLWGDPEIARLQGYPAELKDRLEDWEWLCKHFTDPKFVKKSVAGMKARDSKTLLHHSGSKPFSYRLEARRQGSKFPQIDLFKDVYVRPGKEIAEQLLEKSTAILEEATSQLSQPTPIEDVIVPEDADLKIVTQVLDQKLGCRHGKVVRCMGKAGVRETGASSSRSSTVEVNSLKEEVTTLRGQLVAQNERMNMIVQALAMSGLQIPMPEPNLAPPSTS, encoded by the exons ATGTTGCATTTGATCACTCGTCGTCGGAGTGTGTCCAATACGGCCCCTGCATTATCAGCATCTACTGCTCCAGGATTGAGTGCTCCATTGATTGGGGAGCCTACACCCCTCAGTGCACGGCGGTCTCACCGGCGCCGCCGTGAGCCGGAGCCTTATGATCACTCTTCCTCGTCCTCCAGAGTCGAGGGTGGGGACTCCCAACCAG CTAAAAAAAACACCAGGGGGCCCAATCGAATGCTGAAGGAGGCACATGCTGTACGTTTGTCCGCCTCCTTGATCAAGATTGCATATGACTCGCGACATCGTGGAGCGGCTACCTCACAGCAGCATAGCAGCGTCGTTAATAGCTGTGGTTTTGTTATTCGGTATTGTTGTCCTATGCAGTGGACGAGTTGGGCACAAATTCCTGAGGAGACGAAGGAACTGGTGCGAGACAAGTTGACg GTCAATTTTGATCTTAAGGACATATCCCCTGAGGTCAGTGCCTACTTAGAGGAGACCTTAGCAAACCGGTACAAAGATTGGAAGTGCGCTCTTCACAAGCATTTTCAGCTATGGGGTGATCCGGAGATTGCTCGTCTACAGGGTTACCCAGCTGAGTTGAAGGACCGGCTGGAGGATTGGGAGTGGCTCTGCAAACATTTTACGGACCCAAAATTTGTA AAGAAATCTGTTGCTGGCATGAAAGCTCGGGACTCAAAGACACTTCTCCACCATTCCGGTTCGAAGCCTTTTTCGTATAGGCTTGAGGCACGACGTCAG GGTTCTAAGTTCCCACAAATTGACTTGTTCAAGGACGTTTACGTTCGACCCGGCAAAGAAATCGCTGAGCAGCTTCTT GAAAAGAGCACTGCTATTCTCGAAGAAGCAACATCGCagctgtcacagccc ACCCCGATCGAGGACGTCATTGTACCTGAGGATGCAGATCTTAAGATCGTGACTCAGGTCCTGGATCAGAAGTTGGGTTGTCGTCATGGCAAGGTTGTTCGATGTATGGGGAAGGCGGGGGTTCGTGAGACGGGTGCATCTTCTTCCAGATCGTCCACAGTAGAGGTCAATTCCCTGAAGGAGGAAGTGACAACCCTAAGAGGTCAGCTTGTGGCCCAGAACGAGAGGATGAATATGATTGTTCAGGCCTTAGCGATGTCCGGCCTCCAAATCCCGATGCCAGAACCTAATCTTGCTCCACCTTCGACTTCTTAG
- the LOC126584673 gene encoding uncharacterized protein LOC126584673 isoform X2 yields MLHLITRRRSVSNTAPALSASTAPGLSAPLIGEPTPLSARRSHRRRREPEPYDHSSSSSRVEGGDSQPAKKNTRGPNRMLKEAHAVRLSASLIKIAYDSRHRGAATSQQHSSVVNSCGFVIRYCCPMQWTSWAQIPEETKELVRDKLTVNFDLKDISPEVSAYLEETLANRYKDWKCALHKHFQLWGDPEIARLQGYPAELKDRLEDWEWLCKHFTDPKFVKSVAGMKARDSKTLLHHSGSKPFSYRLEARRQEGSKFPQIDLFKDVYVRPGKEIAEQLLGDMVEKSTAILEEATSQLSQPTPIEDVIVPEDADLKIVTQVLDQKLGCRHGKVVRCMGKAGVRETGASSSRSSTVEVNSLKEEVTTLRGQLVAQNERMNMIVQALAMSGLQIPMPEPNLAPPSTS; encoded by the exons ATGTTGCATTTGATCACTCGTCGTCGGAGTGTGTCCAATACGGCCCCTGCATTATCAGCATCTACTGCTCCAGGATTGAGTGCTCCATTGATTGGGGAGCCTACACCCCTCAGTGCACGGCGGTCTCACCGGCGCCGCCGTGAGCCGGAGCCTTATGATCACTCTTCCTCGTCCTCCAGAGTCGAGGGTGGGGACTCCCAACCAG CTAAAAAAAACACCAGGGGGCCCAATCGAATGCTGAAGGAGGCACATGCTGTACGTTTGTCCGCCTCCTTGATCAAGATTGCATATGACTCGCGACATCGTGGAGCGGCTACCTCACAGCAGCATAGCAGCGTCGTTAATAGCTGTGGTTTTGTTATTCGGTATTGTTGTCCTATGCAGTGGACGAGTTGGGCACAAATTCCTGAGGAGACGAAGGAACTGGTGCGAGACAAGTTGACg GTCAATTTTGATCTTAAGGACATATCCCCTGAGGTCAGTGCCTACTTAGAGGAGACCTTAGCAAACCGGTACAAAGATTGGAAGTGCGCTCTTCACAAGCATTTTCAGCTATGGGGTGATCCGGAGATTGCTCGTCTACAGGGTTACCCAGCTGAGTTGAAGGACCGGCTGGAGGATTGGGAGTGGCTCTGCAAACATTTTACGGACCCAAAATTTGTA AAATCTGTTGCTGGCATGAAAGCTCGGGACTCAAAGACACTTCTCCACCATTCCGGTTCGAAGCCTTTTTCGTATAGGCTTGAGGCACGACGTCAG gAGGGTTCTAAGTTCCCACAAATTGACTTGTTCAAGGACGTTTACGTTCGACCCGGCAAAGAAATCGCTGAGCAGCTTCTT GGCGATATGGTGGAAAAGAGCACTGCTATTCTCGAAGAAGCAACATCGCagctgtcacagccc ACCCCGATCGAGGACGTCATTGTACCTGAGGATGCAGATCTTAAGATCGTGACTCAGGTCCTGGATCAGAAGTTGGGTTGTCGTCATGGCAAGGTTGTTCGATGTATGGGGAAGGCGGGGGTTCGTGAGACGGGTGCATCTTCTTCCAGATCGTCCACAGTAGAGGTCAATTCCCTGAAGGAGGAAGTGACAACCCTAAGAGGTCAGCTTGTGGCCCAGAACGAGAGGATGAATATGATTGTTCAGGCCTTAGCGATGTCCGGCCTCCAAATCCCGATGCCAGAACCTAATCTTGCTCCACCTTCGACTTCTTAG
- the LOC126584673 gene encoding uncharacterized protein LOC126584673 isoform X4 translates to MLHLITRRRSVSNTAPALSASTAPGLSAPLIGEPTPLSARRSHRRRREPEPYDHSSSSSRVEGGDSQPAKKNTRGPNRMLKEAHAVRLSASLIKIAYDSRHRGAATSQQHSSVVNSCGFVIRYCCPMQWTSWAQIPEETKELVRDKLTVNFDLKDISPEVSAYLEETLANRYKDWKCALHKHFQLWGDPEIARLQGYPAELKDRLEDWEWLCKHFTDPKFVKSVAGMKARDSKTLLHHSGSKPFSYRLEARRQGSKFPQIDLFKDVYVRPGKEIAEQLLGDMVEKSTAILEEATSQLSQPTPIEDVIVPEDADLKIVTQVLDQKLGCRHGKVVRCMGKAGVRETGASSSRSSTVEVNSLKEEVTTLRGQLVAQNERMNMIVQALAMSGLQIPMPEPNLAPPSTS, encoded by the exons ATGTTGCATTTGATCACTCGTCGTCGGAGTGTGTCCAATACGGCCCCTGCATTATCAGCATCTACTGCTCCAGGATTGAGTGCTCCATTGATTGGGGAGCCTACACCCCTCAGTGCACGGCGGTCTCACCGGCGCCGCCGTGAGCCGGAGCCTTATGATCACTCTTCCTCGTCCTCCAGAGTCGAGGGTGGGGACTCCCAACCAG CTAAAAAAAACACCAGGGGGCCCAATCGAATGCTGAAGGAGGCACATGCTGTACGTTTGTCCGCCTCCTTGATCAAGATTGCATATGACTCGCGACATCGTGGAGCGGCTACCTCACAGCAGCATAGCAGCGTCGTTAATAGCTGTGGTTTTGTTATTCGGTATTGTTGTCCTATGCAGTGGACGAGTTGGGCACAAATTCCTGAGGAGACGAAGGAACTGGTGCGAGACAAGTTGACg GTCAATTTTGATCTTAAGGACATATCCCCTGAGGTCAGTGCCTACTTAGAGGAGACCTTAGCAAACCGGTACAAAGATTGGAAGTGCGCTCTTCACAAGCATTTTCAGCTATGGGGTGATCCGGAGATTGCTCGTCTACAGGGTTACCCAGCTGAGTTGAAGGACCGGCTGGAGGATTGGGAGTGGCTCTGCAAACATTTTACGGACCCAAAATTTGTA AAATCTGTTGCTGGCATGAAAGCTCGGGACTCAAAGACACTTCTCCACCATTCCGGTTCGAAGCCTTTTTCGTATAGGCTTGAGGCACGACGTCAG GGTTCTAAGTTCCCACAAATTGACTTGTTCAAGGACGTTTACGTTCGACCCGGCAAAGAAATCGCTGAGCAGCTTCTT GGCGATATGGTGGAAAAGAGCACTGCTATTCTCGAAGAAGCAACATCGCagctgtcacagccc ACCCCGATCGAGGACGTCATTGTACCTGAGGATGCAGATCTTAAGATCGTGACTCAGGTCCTGGATCAGAAGTTGGGTTGTCGTCATGGCAAGGTTGTTCGATGTATGGGGAAGGCGGGGGTTCGTGAGACGGGTGCATCTTCTTCCAGATCGTCCACAGTAGAGGTCAATTCCCTGAAGGAGGAAGTGACAACCCTAAGAGGTCAGCTTGTGGCCCAGAACGAGAGGATGAATATGATTGTTCAGGCCTTAGCGATGTCCGGCCTCCAAATCCCGATGCCAGAACCTAATCTTGCTCCACCTTCGACTTCTTAG
- the LOC126584673 gene encoding uncharacterized protein LOC126584673 isoform X1, protein MLHLITRRRSVSNTAPALSASTAPGLSAPLIGEPTPLSARRSHRRRREPEPYDHSSSSSRVEGGDSQPAKKNTRGPNRMLKEAHAVRLSASLIKIAYDSRHRGAATSQQHSSVVNSCGFVIRYCCPMQWTSWAQIPEETKELVRDKLTVNFDLKDISPEVSAYLEETLANRYKDWKCALHKHFQLWGDPEIARLQGYPAELKDRLEDWEWLCKHFTDPKFVKKSVAGMKARDSKTLLHHSGSKPFSYRLEARRQEGSKFPQIDLFKDVYVRPGKEIAEQLLGDMVEKSTAILEEATSQLSQPTPIEDVIVPEDADLKIVTQVLDQKLGCRHGKVVRCMGKAGVRETGASSSRSSTVEVNSLKEEVTTLRGQLVAQNERMNMIVQALAMSGLQIPMPEPNLAPPSTS, encoded by the exons ATGTTGCATTTGATCACTCGTCGTCGGAGTGTGTCCAATACGGCCCCTGCATTATCAGCATCTACTGCTCCAGGATTGAGTGCTCCATTGATTGGGGAGCCTACACCCCTCAGTGCACGGCGGTCTCACCGGCGCCGCCGTGAGCCGGAGCCTTATGATCACTCTTCCTCGTCCTCCAGAGTCGAGGGTGGGGACTCCCAACCAG CTAAAAAAAACACCAGGGGGCCCAATCGAATGCTGAAGGAGGCACATGCTGTACGTTTGTCCGCCTCCTTGATCAAGATTGCATATGACTCGCGACATCGTGGAGCGGCTACCTCACAGCAGCATAGCAGCGTCGTTAATAGCTGTGGTTTTGTTATTCGGTATTGTTGTCCTATGCAGTGGACGAGTTGGGCACAAATTCCTGAGGAGACGAAGGAACTGGTGCGAGACAAGTTGACg GTCAATTTTGATCTTAAGGACATATCCCCTGAGGTCAGTGCCTACTTAGAGGAGACCTTAGCAAACCGGTACAAAGATTGGAAGTGCGCTCTTCACAAGCATTTTCAGCTATGGGGTGATCCGGAGATTGCTCGTCTACAGGGTTACCCAGCTGAGTTGAAGGACCGGCTGGAGGATTGGGAGTGGCTCTGCAAACATTTTACGGACCCAAAATTTGTA AAGAAATCTGTTGCTGGCATGAAAGCTCGGGACTCAAAGACACTTCTCCACCATTCCGGTTCGAAGCCTTTTTCGTATAGGCTTGAGGCACGACGTCAG gAGGGTTCTAAGTTCCCACAAATTGACTTGTTCAAGGACGTTTACGTTCGACCCGGCAAAGAAATCGCTGAGCAGCTTCTT GGCGATATGGTGGAAAAGAGCACTGCTATTCTCGAAGAAGCAACATCGCagctgtcacagccc ACCCCGATCGAGGACGTCATTGTACCTGAGGATGCAGATCTTAAGATCGTGACTCAGGTCCTGGATCAGAAGTTGGGTTGTCGTCATGGCAAGGTTGTTCGATGTATGGGGAAGGCGGGGGTTCGTGAGACGGGTGCATCTTCTTCCAGATCGTCCACAGTAGAGGTCAATTCCCTGAAGGAGGAAGTGACAACCCTAAGAGGTCAGCTTGTGGCCCAGAACGAGAGGATGAATATGATTGTTCAGGCCTTAGCGATGTCCGGCCTCCAAATCCCGATGCCAGAACCTAATCTTGCTCCACCTTCGACTTCTTAG
- the LOC126584673 gene encoding uncharacterized protein LOC126584673 isoform X5, with translation MLHLITRRRSVSNTAPALSASTAPGLSAPLIGEPTPLSARRSHRRRREPEPYDHSSSSSRVEGGDSQPAKKNTRGPNRMLKEAHAVRLSASLIKIAYDSRHRGAATSQQHSSVVNSCGFVIRYCCPMQWTSWAQIPEETKELVRDKLTVNFDLKDISPEVSAYLEETLANRYKDWKCALHKHFQLWGDPEIARLQGYPAELKDRLEDWEWLCKHFTDPKFVKKSVAGMKARDSKTLLHHSGSKPFSYRLEARRQEGSKFPQIDLFKDVYVRPGKEIAEQLLEKSTAILEEATSQLSQPTPIEDVIVPEDADLKIVTQVLDQKLGCRHGKVVRCMGKAGVRETGASSSRSSTVEVNSLKEEVTTLRGQLVAQNERMNMIVQALAMSGLQIPMPEPNLAPPSTS, from the exons ATGTTGCATTTGATCACTCGTCGTCGGAGTGTGTCCAATACGGCCCCTGCATTATCAGCATCTACTGCTCCAGGATTGAGTGCTCCATTGATTGGGGAGCCTACACCCCTCAGTGCACGGCGGTCTCACCGGCGCCGCCGTGAGCCGGAGCCTTATGATCACTCTTCCTCGTCCTCCAGAGTCGAGGGTGGGGACTCCCAACCAG CTAAAAAAAACACCAGGGGGCCCAATCGAATGCTGAAGGAGGCACATGCTGTACGTTTGTCCGCCTCCTTGATCAAGATTGCATATGACTCGCGACATCGTGGAGCGGCTACCTCACAGCAGCATAGCAGCGTCGTTAATAGCTGTGGTTTTGTTATTCGGTATTGTTGTCCTATGCAGTGGACGAGTTGGGCACAAATTCCTGAGGAGACGAAGGAACTGGTGCGAGACAAGTTGACg GTCAATTTTGATCTTAAGGACATATCCCCTGAGGTCAGTGCCTACTTAGAGGAGACCTTAGCAAACCGGTACAAAGATTGGAAGTGCGCTCTTCACAAGCATTTTCAGCTATGGGGTGATCCGGAGATTGCTCGTCTACAGGGTTACCCAGCTGAGTTGAAGGACCGGCTGGAGGATTGGGAGTGGCTCTGCAAACATTTTACGGACCCAAAATTTGTA AAGAAATCTGTTGCTGGCATGAAAGCTCGGGACTCAAAGACACTTCTCCACCATTCCGGTTCGAAGCCTTTTTCGTATAGGCTTGAGGCACGACGTCAG gAGGGTTCTAAGTTCCCACAAATTGACTTGTTCAAGGACGTTTACGTTCGACCCGGCAAAGAAATCGCTGAGCAGCTTCTT GAAAAGAGCACTGCTATTCTCGAAGAAGCAACATCGCagctgtcacagccc ACCCCGATCGAGGACGTCATTGTACCTGAGGATGCAGATCTTAAGATCGTGACTCAGGTCCTGGATCAGAAGTTGGGTTGTCGTCATGGCAAGGTTGTTCGATGTATGGGGAAGGCGGGGGTTCGTGAGACGGGTGCATCTTCTTCCAGATCGTCCACAGTAGAGGTCAATTCCCTGAAGGAGGAAGTGACAACCCTAAGAGGTCAGCTTGTGGCCCAGAACGAGAGGATGAATATGATTGTTCAGGCCTTAGCGATGTCCGGCCTCCAAATCCCGATGCCAGAACCTAATCTTGCTCCACCTTCGACTTCTTAG
- the LOC126584673 gene encoding uncharacterized protein LOC126584673 isoform X3 has protein sequence MLHLITRRRSVSNTAPALSASTAPGLSAPLIGEPTPLSARRSHRRRREPEPYDHSSSSSRVEGGDSQPAKKNTRGPNRMLKEAHAVRLSASLIKIAYDSRHRGAATSQQHSSVVNSCGFVIRYCCPMQWTSWAQIPEETKELVRDKLTVNFDLKDISPEVSAYLEETLANRYKDWKCALHKHFQLWGDPEIARLQGYPAELKDRLEDWEWLCKHFTDPKFVKKSVAGMKARDSKTLLHHSGSKPFSYRLEARRQGSKFPQIDLFKDVYVRPGKEIAEQLLGDMVEKSTAILEEATSQLSQPTPIEDVIVPEDADLKIVTQVLDQKLGCRHGKVVRCMGKAGVRETGASSSRSSTVEVNSLKEEVTTLRGQLVAQNERMNMIVQALAMSGLQIPMPEPNLAPPSTS, from the exons ATGTTGCATTTGATCACTCGTCGTCGGAGTGTGTCCAATACGGCCCCTGCATTATCAGCATCTACTGCTCCAGGATTGAGTGCTCCATTGATTGGGGAGCCTACACCCCTCAGTGCACGGCGGTCTCACCGGCGCCGCCGTGAGCCGGAGCCTTATGATCACTCTTCCTCGTCCTCCAGAGTCGAGGGTGGGGACTCCCAACCAG CTAAAAAAAACACCAGGGGGCCCAATCGAATGCTGAAGGAGGCACATGCTGTACGTTTGTCCGCCTCCTTGATCAAGATTGCATATGACTCGCGACATCGTGGAGCGGCTACCTCACAGCAGCATAGCAGCGTCGTTAATAGCTGTGGTTTTGTTATTCGGTATTGTTGTCCTATGCAGTGGACGAGTTGGGCACAAATTCCTGAGGAGACGAAGGAACTGGTGCGAGACAAGTTGACg GTCAATTTTGATCTTAAGGACATATCCCCTGAGGTCAGTGCCTACTTAGAGGAGACCTTAGCAAACCGGTACAAAGATTGGAAGTGCGCTCTTCACAAGCATTTTCAGCTATGGGGTGATCCGGAGATTGCTCGTCTACAGGGTTACCCAGCTGAGTTGAAGGACCGGCTGGAGGATTGGGAGTGGCTCTGCAAACATTTTACGGACCCAAAATTTGTA AAGAAATCTGTTGCTGGCATGAAAGCTCGGGACTCAAAGACACTTCTCCACCATTCCGGTTCGAAGCCTTTTTCGTATAGGCTTGAGGCACGACGTCAG GGTTCTAAGTTCCCACAAATTGACTTGTTCAAGGACGTTTACGTTCGACCCGGCAAAGAAATCGCTGAGCAGCTTCTT GGCGATATGGTGGAAAAGAGCACTGCTATTCTCGAAGAAGCAACATCGCagctgtcacagccc ACCCCGATCGAGGACGTCATTGTACCTGAGGATGCAGATCTTAAGATCGTGACTCAGGTCCTGGATCAGAAGTTGGGTTGTCGTCATGGCAAGGTTGTTCGATGTATGGGGAAGGCGGGGGTTCGTGAGACGGGTGCATCTTCTTCCAGATCGTCCACAGTAGAGGTCAATTCCCTGAAGGAGGAAGTGACAACCCTAAGAGGTCAGCTTGTGGCCCAGAACGAGAGGATGAATATGATTGTTCAGGCCTTAGCGATGTCCGGCCTCCAAATCCCGATGCCAGAACCTAATCTTGCTCCACCTTCGACTTCTTAG